A stretch of the Rhizomicrobium sp. genome encodes the following:
- a CDS encoding rhomboid family intramembrane serine protease, with protein sequence MIPISDDNPARRRPIVTVAIMLLCGLAFLWELALGTRTDEALAAFGFTPYALFHPGTAPRAGIPVWGTIFTSMFLHAGYLHIAGNLLYLWIFGNNIEDAMGHVKFALFYLACGVAAALAMVLVDPGSQTPIVGASGAISGVLASYMLLYPRARVHTILTLGFFFYWIWLRAVWVLGIWFALQLVSGLLTPASEPGTAWWAHVGGFAAGLLLTPLLKARDIPYFGPFEPRGPWADG encoded by the coding sequence ATGATCCCGATCTCGGATGACAATCCGGCGCGCCGCAGACCCATCGTGACCGTTGCGATCATGCTGCTCTGCGGCCTCGCCTTCCTGTGGGAGCTCGCGCTGGGGACGCGGACCGACGAGGCGCTGGCCGCCTTCGGCTTCACGCCCTACGCGCTCTTCCACCCCGGCACGGCGCCCCGCGCCGGCATCCCGGTTTGGGGCACGATCTTCACGTCCATGTTCCTGCACGCCGGCTACCTGCATATCGCGGGCAACCTGCTTTATCTGTGGATTTTCGGGAACAACATCGAGGACGCGATGGGGCATGTGAAATTCGCCCTGTTCTATCTGGCCTGCGGTGTCGCCGCGGCGCTCGCCATGGTGCTGGTCGATCCCGGTTCGCAGACCCCCATCGTGGGCGCCTCGGGCGCGATCTCCGGCGTGCTTGCCAGCTACATGCTTCTGTATCCGCGCGCCCGCGTGCACACGATCCTTACGCTGGGCTTCTTCTTCTATTGGATATGGCTGCGCGCGGTGTGGGTGCTGGGCATCTGGTTCGCGCTGCAGCTCGTCAGCGGCCTGCTCACCCCGGCGTCGGAGCCCGGCACCGCCTGGTGGGCGCATGTCGGCGGCTTCGCGGCCGGGCTTCTCCTCACGCCGCTGCTGAAGGCGCGCGACATCCCCTATTTCGGCCCCTTCGAGCCCCGCGGTCCCTGGGCCGACGGATAG
- a CDS encoding PAS domain-containing protein: protein MKHKNSHLLVGYWSRLRKGRAVPDQTDIDPRAIKRMLSQVFILDVENPQRPIYRLAGTQLCERFGFELRGTGFLAHWEAQSAQALSALLRQALTLNQPVCLSSIGASADCGMVELETVLCPVSFNGGLPTRFVGMIQILGDQSLLAGKPIAFQRLAASQLIREDDPLPSFDNLPPPPPPSNGLTTLRNHPRAPHLRLVVSQSRPATATVHFADQAASDLIKTLGQGLGRLELV from the coding sequence ATGAAGCACAAGAACAGCCATCTGCTGGTCGGATATTGGAGTCGTCTGCGCAAGGGTCGCGCGGTCCCCGACCAGACGGACATCGATCCCCGCGCCATCAAGCGCATGCTCTCCCAGGTTTTCATCCTCGATGTCGAGAATCCGCAACGCCCGATCTACCGCCTCGCCGGCACCCAGCTCTGCGAGCGCTTCGGCTTCGAACTGCGCGGCACCGGCTTCCTCGCCCACTGGGAGGCGCAGTCGGCCCAGGCGCTGTCCGCGCTGCTGCGCCAGGCGCTCACGCTGAACCAGCCGGTCTGCCTCTCCTCCATCGGCGCCTCGGCCGATTGCGGCATGGTCGAGCTCGAGACCGTGCTCTGCCCGGTCAGCTTCAACGGCGGCCTGCCGACCCGGTTCGTCGGCATGATCCAGATCCTCGGCGACCAGAGCCTTCTCGCCGGCAAGCCCATCGCCTTCCAGCGCCTCGCCGCCTCGCAGCTCATCCGCGAGGACGATCCGCTGCCCTCCTTCGACAATCTGCCGCCGCCTCCGCCGCCGTCCAACGGCCTGACGACACTGCGCAACCATCCGCGCGCGCCGCATCTGCGTCTGGTCGTGTCGCAAAGCCGTCCCGCCACCGCCACCGTGCACTTCGCC